AGCCAGAACTCTTGGTTCTCCGCCGCTATTTTGATCCATTGGTAGTTTTAGGCTGTCGACCTTTAATATGGGAAATCTCGATAAGACAGCAATTCCATACGCGCCCCCCTCATAATCTATTCCCTTTACAAAAAAATGCTCCATTCCAGTTAATTTACCCAATTCAGCTGCTTGATCCAAGCTTTCACCCGACCGACGATTGTTAACATCAACCTCTTGTAAGGCAACAAGATCCGGTTGATAGCTGTTAATCACTTTGGCTATTGCTTGCATATCTATTAACTCTGGTTTAGAGGGTGGGTTTGCATGATGCATATTATACGTCATCACTTTCAAAGTATGTTGTTGGGCGTAACCGCATAATACCTGTAAGATTAGCAATAAAGAGAGCAAGCTTGTTCCAAAAAAAGTTTTGCTATTAGTTAACATAATAATTTGTTTTACTATTGATATAATTTTAACCATCCTGTGAAATATATGGCAGCAGCTTATTTTATCTGTATGTTCAAAATAAACCCTTATACTTCCTTCACAAGTTCTTCTGATCTTGTGAAAAAAATAAAATGGGGAAGGCGAACAGATCTCCTCCCCCATTAATTAACTGAATAACCGTTTTATACAAGTCCTTTTTCTACTAAATATTCCGCAATCTGTACGGCATTCGTAGCGGCTCCTTTTCGCAAATTATCAGCCACAACCCACAAATTCAGCGTTTTATCTTGACTTTCATCTCTACGGATACGACCCACGAATACTTCATCTTTTCCGTGCGCATCCTTTGGCATAGGATATTTTAAATTGGCAGGGTCATCCACTACAACAACTCCGCTTTGCGCTGCAAGTATTGCTTTTACCTCTTCTAGGTCAAAATCATTTTCAAATTCAATATTTATCGCTTCGGAGTGCCCCCCTATAACGGGTATACGCACGGTAGTTGCTGTCACGCGAATACGCTCATCACCCATAATTTTATTAGTTTCCTTGATCATCTTCATCTCCTCCTTTGTGTATCCGTTATCCTGAAAAACATCAATTTGAGGAATTACATTTAGGTCAATTGGATAGGGGTAAGCTTTCTCTCCAACCACGCCTGCACGCTCGTCGTTAAGCTGCTGAACCGCTTTCACACCAGTACCGGTGACCGATTGGTACGTCGAAACTACCACCCTTTTGATCTTATATTTTTCATGCAGGGGTTTCAATACAACAACCATCTGAATAGTAGAACAATTAGGATTTGCTATGATCTTATCTGCTTCTGTAAGAACAGATGCATTTACCTCAGGAACTACTAATTTTTTTGTGGGATCCATCCGCCAAGCAGAAGAGTTATCGATTACGGTAATACCTGCCTCTGCAAACTTAGGGGCGTATTCTGTAGACGTTCCTCCTCCTGCCGAAAATAATGCTATATCAGGCTTTAATGTTATTGCTTCGCTGGGGGTTACCACTTTGTACATCTTCCCCTTGAATTCAATTTCCTTACCCTTACTCTTTTCTGAGGCTACCGGAATTAATTCTGTAACGAGGAAATCGCGCTCTGCTAATACTTTTAACATCTCCGAGCCTACTAACCCGGTAGCGCCAACGACTGCAATTTTCATTGATATAATTATTTTTTTAAAATGATGACGAAAACTACCCAAACTATTTCAGCGATTAAGCAGGTTTCATTGTTTTGTTTTTTGTTTTCAATTTTTTTATTGAACAAACGTTATAAACCTTCAAACATACAAAATTTCACGTAAAAATTTGAAAAAATAGAAGAATTAGCCCTTATACCTGTTCATTTTGTTCATTCTTGACTAAAAGACTCTATGGGCGGGAAAGATTCCATTAACTTCCATATCTTCCCTTCTATTATCTATCTAATTCCACAGATGCAGTACAGATAACGATTAATCTAAATATGAAATTCTACTTAGCGTTTGTTATTAAGCTCTTATACCTTATGGTATTTTTTGTTCATAAAACAACTAACCTGTATGGAAGTACAGTTACAAACCGCGATAAAAATATGCCGTACACCTACACGTTTATTCAGCGCCAGTCAAACAGCACGATATGGCGTGATAAAACTTTTGCTATAAGCAACACATTTAATGATCAGAACAAGCTTTTACCTGATTCCTCAGGGAATTATATCTTTTCCGAGTTTTTTTCTTCTACTGGTTTGGATGAATTTTGGCAGGGAAACACGAGTAATTTTACCATTGTTAACGAACGGCTTCAAATTTCCGGTGAGCACGTGTCTCCTGTTACATTGACGACCCCTAACAAGCGTATACGTAACACCATTTGGGAAACAGGAATACAAATTGACGGAAACCTAAGTTCAACGAACAATATCAGAATATATTTAGCTTGTTCAGAAAGCAACATGCAATCACACCTAGGTTACCATTTGCAGATCGATGGGAGCGGCGCTCAGCATACTTATCAGCTATGGAGACAAAATGGCTCCTCCCGTAGGAAAATTTTTCAGAGTATTCCATTAGAAAATAAACAGACCAGCCTCCGCGTCAGACTCAAGATAAATTGTGATCAAAATGGTCTCTGGAATATTTATGCAGATGAATATGACGAAGGAATTTATAAAGCACTGATCGACGACCAAGGATTACAGAATGTACTCGACAGCACCTATTCCAGTAGTACTCAAATGGGCATGCTAATCAATTATTCTATTACCAGACGAGCAGACTATAAAATAGATTATTTATTATCGCGACGCCTAGATGAAAACCTTTCGTCGGAAATGTTACCCTTAAAAGTTGTCTCGTATAAACCGTTAACTTCAAACACCTTCCAATTGATTTTCAATAAACCAATCAACCCTTACGGCATAAGCTTAACAGATTTTGTTATCGCAGATAATTACCGGTCACCTGAAAATGTTAAAGTAGACAAAAGTGAAATTATACTTACATTTGAGGAACCATTCGAGCCTGGCGATTATACATTACAACTTCATAATTTTTATGACATCTACGGTAATGCGACCAGTGAAGACTCCGTTATATTTCACTACGAAGAACCACATCAGTTACAGCAGTTTGACATTGTCATAAACGAAATAATGGCCAGACCTCATCCATCAAACGGTTTGCCCGCCACAGAGTATATAGAACTCTTTAACAGAAGCGACAAAAACATAGCACTGACCGGTATGACCTATAAATCATTAGCAACATCATATACCTTTAATAAAGGGGTAATCAACGCTGGTGAGCATTTAATTCTATGCCGTTCACGAGATACTAGCACATGGAAAAATTTCGGTAAAACAATTGGTTTATCTCCATGGCCAGTTCCAACAAACGCGGGAACCACCTTAAGCCTGATAAGTGAAGAAGGGCTTATTATAGACGAGGTTAGCTATCGCGAATCGTGGCATAGTTCTACTGACAAAAGAGCGGGAGGATGGAGCCTGGAACGCATCGATTATCAAACACCTTGCTTAGTCGAGACCAACTGGGCCAGCGCAGAGCACCGATTAGGAGGAACACCCGGCACAATAAATAGTATTTATCATCCTTTATCAGATGAATTAGACATATTGGACATCCAGGTTATTGAGGAAAAGACGATAGCGCTTCAATTTAACATGCAGATTGATACGCTATTTGCGAAACAAACTGATTTATATCAAATCAATCACAACTTATCACGCCCTGATGAAATACATATAATAGGTGTTAATACCGTTCATCTTTCATTTTCCGAACCACTACCGAAAGGCCTCACCTATCAACTTACTTTAAAGGGGATCTCCGACTGTTCAGGCGAGCTAACCAACCTGACGAAAACCTTTTATATCGCTGAAGACATATTACCAGGCGACATGCTAATCAATGAAGTTCTACCTAATCCAAGAAATGAGGGTGTACCCTTCATAGAACTATATAACAACTCCAAAAAATCACTGGAGTTAAAAAACCTACAGTTAGCAAGAATTGTCAGCTCAGATAGTATTATCACTCCCCGAGAAATAACAGCTTTCCCGCATCAGGTTTTACCTGGAACATATAAGGTCTTAACTATTGATCCTGAAAAGGTGAAGCAACAATACACCACTCCAAATGAAGATGCTTTTGTGACTATGCAGGCATTACCTCAGATGAATAATCGAAGTGGTGGGATCGCATTGCTTAGTCAAGGTAAGGTGATTGATTTGCTGTTATATAATGAGAAAATGCACGATCCGTTTATTAAGGATCCGAAAGGCGTTTCATTGGAAAGAAAGCGCTTTTCGGTAAGTACGAATGAGCCAGGGAATTTTACATCCGCTGCGGCTATAGTAGGTTTTGCAACACCTGGATACCAAAATTCGCAATATGCTGAGCAAGAAAAAGCTGAGGATCACGAAGTATGGTTAACATCCAAAACATTTTCTCCTGATTATGACGGATTTGAAGATAAATTGGAGATAAATTATCGGTTCAAAGAGGGCGGTTATCGCGCGAATATCAGGATTTTCAACGATCGTGGACAATTGATAAAAAACCTACTTTTCAACCAAAGCCTAGCTACTGAGGGTTGTATTTTATGGGATGGACTTAACGACCGGAATCAATTAGTTCCCGTTGGTATCTACATTATTCATTTAGAAATATTCAACGCAATCGATAGCGTAAAACATTATAGGATAAGTTGCGTTTTGGCCGATAGATTTTAACCGTATATAAGGTGCTACAAGTTGCATATAAAAGGCAATTTATCTAAGTTTGTGGGCGATGGAAGAGCGTATTATTATTATAGGATCAAACGGTCAAATAGGCACAGAGCTAGCATTGGCCCTGCGATCAAAATATGGACAGGAAAGCGTAGTAACATCAGACATTAGGCAACCCTCCGTAGCCTCAGCAGGTCCTTTTGAGCTAATCAACGTTTTGGATAGGGAACTCCTGAAAGCGATGTTTGACAAATACAAACCGACTCAAGTATACCTTTTGGCAGCGGTACTTTCTGCTGTCGGCGAGCAAAATCCAAAGATGGCTTGGGATCTTAACATGACAGGACTACTCCACGTTTTGGATCTAGCCGTTGAATTTAAAGTGCGTAAGGTTTTCTGGCCAAGCTCTATCGCTGTTTTTGGTCCTAATTCACCAAAAGAGCGTACGCCTCAATACTGTACAATGGATCCAAATACTGTTTATGGCTTTAGTAAACAAGCGGGTGAACGTTGGTGCGAATATTATTTTAATAAATATGGTTTAGATGTACGAAGCATTAGATATCCGGGATTAATTAGCTGGAAAGCTGCTCCAGGCGGTGGCACAACTGATTATGCTATTCATATTTTCCATGAAGCTTTGAGCAAAGCTTCCTACCAATGTTTCCTTTCTGCGGACACTGCTCTACCGATGCTTTACATGGAAGACGCCATAAGAGGTACACTAGCCCTTATGGAAGCCCCTGCAAAAAATCTTCGCATAAGAAGCAGCTATAATTTAACTGGGATAAGTCTCACGCCCCAGGAGCTAAGTACTGAAATCCGTAAGCATATTCCTGACTTCACTATTTCTTATAAAGAGAATGATCCTCGTCAAGTTATTGCCGATAGCTGGCCATCCTCAATTGACGACAGTTATGCACAACAGGACTGGGGGTGGAAACCTGAGTTTGATATCACTGCATTAACGAACGAGATGTTAACCAACCTCAAACAAAATTTAGAAACCACGTAATTATCCATCATCTATGGGAAGAGCTTTTGAGTTTAGAAAAGAACGAAAATTTAAACGTTGGGCCAAAATGGCTGTTCAGTTCACCCGTTTAGGGAAAGAAATTGCTATTGCAGTAAAAGAAAGCGGTCCACACCCAGAATCTAACTCCCGTTTACGTACTGCTATTCAGAACGCGAAAGCGGTCAACATGCCTAAAGACCGTATAGAGGCGGCTATAAAACGAGCTTCGGAAAAAGATGCAAAAGGTTATGAAGAACATGTGTATGAAGGATATGGGCCACACGGAGTCCCTATCTTGATTGAAACCGCGACGGATAACACCAACAGAACAGTGGCAAACATTAGAAGTTATTTTACAAAAGCTGGGGGATCTTTAGGAAAAACAGGCTCCCTAGATTTC
This Olivibacter sp. SDN3 DNA region includes the following protein-coding sequences:
- a CDS encoding endonuclease/exonuclease/phosphatase family protein; this translates as MLTNSKTFFGTSLLSLLLILQVLCGYAQQHTLKVMTYNMHHANPPSKPELIDMQAIAKVINSYQPDLVALQEVDVNNRRSGESLDQAAELGKLTGMEHFFVKGIDYEGGAYGIAVLSRFPILKVDSLKLPMDQNSGGEPRVLAVITVETANGDSLLFACTHLDLKEENRMLQANAITAKFKDTLLPVIIGGDFNAKPGSDVINHFDEHFKRSSVPGVAAFTIPEKQPNREIDFIMYKPKDAFKPVKHEVVKEPYASDHLPVYVEFAYK
- a CDS encoding aspartate-semialdehyde dehydrogenase, which encodes MKIAVVGATGLVGSEMLKVLAERDFLVTELIPVASEKSKGKEIEFKGKMYKVVTPSEAITLKPDIALFSAGGGTSTEYAPKFAEAGITVIDNSSAWRMDPTKKLVVPEVNASVLTEADKIIANPNCSTIQMVVVLKPLHEKYKIKRVVVSTYQSVTGTGVKAVQQLNDERAGVVGEKAYPYPIDLNVIPQIDVFQDNGYTKEEMKMIKETNKIMGDERIRVTATTVRIPVIGGHSEAINIEFENDFDLEEVKAILAAQSGVVVVDDPANLKYPMPKDAHGKDEVFVGRIRRDESQDKTLNLWVVADNLRKGAATNAVQIAEYLVEKGLV
- a CDS encoding lamin tail domain-containing protein; translated protein: MPYTYTFIQRQSNSTIWRDKTFAISNTFNDQNKLLPDSSGNYIFSEFFSSTGLDEFWQGNTSNFTIVNERLQISGEHVSPVTLTTPNKRIRNTIWETGIQIDGNLSSTNNIRIYLACSESNMQSHLGYHLQIDGSGAQHTYQLWRQNGSSRRKIFQSIPLENKQTSLRVRLKINCDQNGLWNIYADEYDEGIYKALIDDQGLQNVLDSTYSSSTQMGMLINYSITRRADYKIDYLLSRRLDENLSSEMLPLKVVSYKPLTSNTFQLIFNKPINPYGISLTDFVIADNYRSPENVKVDKSEIILTFEEPFEPGDYTLQLHNFYDIYGNATSEDSVIFHYEEPHQLQQFDIVINEIMARPHPSNGLPATEYIELFNRSDKNIALTGMTYKSLATSYTFNKGVINAGEHLILCRSRDTSTWKNFGKTIGLSPWPVPTNAGTTLSLISEEGLIIDEVSYRESWHSSTDKRAGGWSLERIDYQTPCLVETNWASAEHRLGGTPGTINSIYHPLSDELDILDIQVIEEKTIALQFNMQIDTLFAKQTDLYQINHNLSRPDEIHIIGVNTVHLSFSEPLPKGLTYQLTLKGISDCSGELTNLTKTFYIAEDILPGDMLINEVLPNPRNEGVPFIELYNNSKKSLELKNLQLARIVSSDSIITPREITAFPHQVLPGTYKVLTIDPEKVKQQYTTPNEDAFVTMQALPQMNNRSGGIALLSQGKVIDLLLYNEKMHDPFIKDPKGVSLERKRFSVSTNEPGNFTSAAAIVGFATPGYQNSQYAEQEKAEDHEVWLTSKTFSPDYDGFEDKLEINYRFKEGGYRANIRIFNDRGQLIKNLLFNQSLATEGCILWDGLNDRNQLVPVGIYIIHLEIFNAIDSVKHYRISCVLADRF
- a CDS encoding NAD-dependent epimerase/dehydratase family protein, with protein sequence MEERIIIIGSNGQIGTELALALRSKYGQESVVTSDIRQPSVASAGPFELINVLDRELLKAMFDKYKPTQVYLLAAVLSAVGEQNPKMAWDLNMTGLLHVLDLAVEFKVRKVFWPSSIAVFGPNSPKERTPQYCTMDPNTVYGFSKQAGERWCEYYFNKYGLDVRSIRYPGLISWKAAPGGGTTDYAIHIFHEALSKASYQCFLSADTALPMLYMEDAIRGTLALMEAPAKNLRIRSSYNLTGISLTPQELSTEIRKHIPDFTISYKENDPRQVIADSWPSSIDDSYAQQDWGWKPEFDITALTNEMLTNLKQNLETT
- a CDS encoding YebC/PmpR family DNA-binding transcriptional regulator; this translates as MGRAFEFRKERKFKRWAKMAVQFTRLGKEIAIAVKESGPHPESNSRLRTAIQNAKAVNMPKDRIEAAIKRASEKDAKGYEEHVYEGYGPHGVPILIETATDNTNRTVANIRSYFTKAGGSLGKTGSLDFIFQRKSIFRFTATEDLDIEELELELIDGGLEELYVEADEEENDVVVVQTSFEDFGNMQKLLEQKGIEVKSAKLERINLSTTEVSEEASAEVLKLIDKIEEDDDVQAVYHNMV